In Thermodesulfovibrionales bacterium, a single window of DNA contains:
- the aroB gene encoding 3-dehydroquinate synthase — protein MKDEGKKIEQVRVDLGERSYDIWIGSDILTKCGRLIGDLHFSRIAIISNPTVYGLYGEPLTNTLRNLGNTVDVVIVPDGEEYKDLLWTYYIHGELLKRRLDRSSALIALGGGVIGDITGFVASTYMRGISFIQIPTTLLAQVDSSVGGKTGVNHPLGKNMIGTFYQPRLVWTDVNTLKTLPRREFLAGIAEVVKYGVIWDEEFIRFLEEKRERILGLDDSAVSSIIKRSCEIKAEVVSKDEREAGPRAILNYGHTIGHAIETATGYTAYLHGEAVAIGMLREARLSCLLGLLDSGDGERIGSLIESYGLPTKMPSGIDIDKIISSMELDKKAVRGELKFALPEKMGSVKVREVSDRAMIVESLRAKE, from the coding sequence ATGAAGGATGAAGGCAAGAAGATAGAACAGGTACGCGTAGACTTGGGTGAGAGAAGCTATGACATATGGATAGGGTCTGACATCCTGACGAAATGCGGGCGGCTGATCGGGGACCTTCATTTCAGTCGGATTGCCATAATCAGCAATCCCACGGTCTACGGCTTGTATGGCGAGCCACTTACGAATACCCTCAGGAACCTCGGGAATACGGTCGATGTGGTTATTGTCCCAGACGGAGAGGAATACAAGGACCTCCTCTGGACGTATTACATTCATGGGGAACTCCTCAAGCGCAGGCTCGACAGGTCATCGGCACTCATCGCCCTCGGCGGCGGCGTCATCGGCGACATAACGGGGTTTGTGGCCTCAACCTATATGAGGGGCATCTCCTTCATTCAGATACCTACGACGCTCCTCGCCCAGGTCGATAGTTCCGTGGGCGGGAAGACCGGCGTCAACCATCCCCTCGGGAAAAACATGATCGGCACTTTTTACCAGCCGAGACTTGTCTGGACCGATGTGAATACGTTGAAGACCTTGCCGAGACGGGAGTTCCTCGCGGGAATTGCCGAGGTCGTTAAGTACGGCGTGATATGGGACGAGGAGTTCATCCGGTTTCTCGAAGAGAAGAGGGAGAGGATTCTCGGACTCGACGACAGTGCCGTATCATCCATCATCAAACGCTCCTGTGAGATCAAGGCAGAGGTCGTCTCAAAGGATGAGAGAGAGGCCGGACCGAGGGCGATCCTGAATTACGGCCATACCATCGGCCACGCTATAGAGACTGCCACCGGATATACTGCGTATCTTCATGGAGAAGCCGTTGCCATCGGGATGCTTCGGGAGGCTCGGCTCTCCTGCCTCCTCGGGCTTCTCGATAGCGGGGACGGAGAGAGGATCGGCAGTCTTATCGAATCCTATGGCCTGCCGACAAAGATGCCTTCGGGCATAGACATTGATAAGATCATATCGTCTATGGAGCTTGACAAGAAAGCGGTGAGGGGCGAGCTGAAATTTGCCCTTCCCGAGAAGATGGGGTCCGTCAAGGTGAGGGAAGTTTCGGACAGAG